In one Niveibacterium umoris genomic region, the following are encoded:
- the msbA gene encoding lipid A export permease/ATP-binding protein MsbA, with translation MTATPVTTQTTPAAATSARQIYTRLLVYVRPYWKAFVIAILGMAFAAATEASFPLMMKYLLDTGFTAPEPHLVWAIPLGLVGIFIFRGIAVFCSGYVMAWITNNVVMDMRRAMFAKLLRLPTRHFDDNSPGTLISKVVFDTNYIAEASSSGFVSMIRETLTVIGLMGYLLYLDWKLTLVALSVGPLIITAVRKFGKRLREASQRGYESMGQITHILEESTGAHKVVKIFGGQTYENERFMAATARFRRAQMREAIPASITVPITHLASAISVAIIVYIALGDAQQHGKTSVGAFVSFITALLMLLAPVKRLTEVNNTISKGVSAAESIFGLLDLPGEPDEGSRSLGRARGDVTFETVRFSYAGASRPALDGIDLSVRAGETIALVGSSGSGKTTLVSLLPRFYSPDSGRILIDGEDIAGLSLASLRENLSLVSQDVVLFNDTVAANIAYGSVAQRSEAEIIAAAKAANAWEFIQAMPEGLATDVGSNGVKLSGGQRQRIAIARALLKDAPILILDEATSALDTESERLVQTALATLMQGRTTFVIAHRLSTIESADRILVMDRGRIVEQGTHAELLAKGGRYAHLYQLQFQSEAGQPDAAA, from the coding sequence ATGACTGCCACACCGGTGACGACCCAGACCACGCCCGCTGCGGCGACATCTGCGCGCCAGATCTACACCCGCCTGCTGGTGTATGTACGCCCCTACTGGAAGGCCTTCGTCATCGCGATCCTCGGCATGGCCTTCGCGGCCGCGACCGAGGCCTCCTTCCCGCTGATGATGAAGTACTTGCTGGACACCGGCTTCACCGCCCCGGAGCCGCACCTCGTGTGGGCGATCCCGCTCGGCCTGGTCGGCATTTTCATCTTCCGCGGCATCGCGGTGTTCTGCTCTGGCTATGTGATGGCCTGGATCACCAACAACGTGGTGATGGACATGCGCCGCGCGATGTTCGCCAAGCTGCTGCGCCTGCCGACCCGGCACTTCGACGACAACTCGCCCGGCACGCTGATTTCCAAGGTGGTTTTCGACACCAACTACATCGCCGAAGCCTCGTCGAGCGGCTTCGTGTCGATGATCCGCGAGACACTTACCGTGATCGGGCTCATGGGCTACCTGCTCTACCTCGACTGGAAGCTGACGCTGGTGGCGCTGAGCGTCGGCCCGCTGATCATCACCGCGGTGCGCAAGTTCGGAAAACGCCTGCGCGAAGCCAGCCAGCGCGGCTACGAATCGATGGGCCAGATCACGCACATCCTCGAAGAATCCACCGGCGCCCATAAGGTGGTGAAAATCTTCGGCGGGCAGACTTACGAGAATGAGCGCTTCATGGCGGCGACCGCGCGCTTTCGCCGGGCGCAGATGCGTGAAGCGATTCCGGCCTCGATCACGGTGCCGATCACCCATCTGGCGTCGGCGATATCGGTCGCGATCATCGTCTACATTGCCTTGGGCGACGCCCAGCAACATGGCAAGACCAGCGTCGGCGCATTCGTCTCTTTCATCACCGCGCTGCTGATGCTGCTCGCACCAGTGAAGCGCCTGACCGAAGTGAACAACACGATTTCGAAGGGCGTGTCGGCGGCCGAGAGCATCTTCGGCCTGCTCGATCTGCCCGGCGAGCCGGACGAAGGCAGCCGCAGCCTCGGCCGCGCGCGCGGCGACGTGACCTTCGAGACCGTGCGCTTTTCATACGCCGGCGCCTCGCGCCCCGCGCTCGACGGCATCGACCTGAGCGTGCGCGCCGGTGAGACCATCGCGCTGGTGGGCTCATCGGGCAGCGGCAAGACCACGCTGGTGTCACTGCTGCCGCGCTTCTATTCGCCGGATTCCGGCCGCATCCTGATCGACGGCGAAGACATCGCCGGACTGAGCCTTGCGAGCCTGCGCGAGAACCTGTCGCTGGTGAGCCAGGATGTCGTGCTCTTCAACGACACGGTGGCGGCCAACATCGCGTACGGCAGCGTCGCCCAGCGCAGCGAAGCGGAAATCATCGCCGCGGCGAAGGCCGCGAACGCCTGGGAGTTCATCCAGGCGATGCCGGAAGGGCTCGCGACCGATGTCGGTTCGAACGGCGTGAAGCTCTCCGGCGGGCAGCGCCAGCGCATCGCGATCGCCCGCGCACTGCTCAAGGATGCACCGATCCTGATTCTCGACGAGGCAACGTCGGCCCTCGACACTGAATCAGAACGCCTGGTCCAGACTGCCCTCGCGACGCTCATGCAGGGTCGCACCACCTTCGTCATCGCGCACCGCCTGTCCACGATCGAAAGCGCCGACCGCATCCTCGTCATGGATCGCGGCCGCATCGTCGAGCAGGGCACGCACGCCGAGCTGCTCGCCAAAGGGGGGCGCTACGCGCACCTCTACCAACTGCAGTTCCAGAGCGAAGCCGGCCAGCCGGACGCCGCGGCCTGA
- a CDS encoding TIGR00730 family Rossman fold protein — protein MSAKEKLPPLTTATPGMHHQMAREAWRIFGIMSEFVEATERLAPIRPAVSIFGSARTKPDDPYYQKAETIARLLSDSGFAVISGGGPGIMEAANKGAFFGKSPSVGLNIQLPMEQHGNPYQDVSQTFHHFFARKYMFVKCASAYVVMPGGFGTLDELMEALTLIQTRKSRRIPVILVHSPFWGGLIDWFRDRLVAEKMVNPEDLDLIQVIDSPEEVVEAIFKHYEHRGFEPLPGEHELMLNL, from the coding sequence ATGAGCGCGAAAGAAAAACTCCCGCCCCTGACAACCGCCACGCCGGGCATGCACCACCAGATGGCGCGGGAGGCATGGCGGATCTTCGGAATTATGTCAGAGTTCGTCGAGGCAACTGAGCGCCTCGCACCGATCCGCCCGGCCGTGAGTATCTTCGGCAGCGCCCGCACGAAACCGGACGACCCGTACTACCAGAAGGCGGAAACCATCGCGCGCCTGCTCTCCGACTCCGGTTTCGCGGTGATCTCGGGGGGCGGCCCCGGCATCATGGAAGCGGCGAACAAGGGGGCCTTCTTCGGCAAGTCGCCTTCGGTGGGCCTGAACATCCAGTTGCCGATGGAGCAGCACGGCAACCCGTACCAGGATGTATCGCAGACCTTTCACCACTTCTTCGCGCGCAAGTACATGTTCGTCAAATGCGCCAGTGCTTATGTGGTGATGCCCGGCGGTTTCGGCACCCTGGACGAGCTGATGGAGGCGCTGACGCTGATCCAGACGCGCAAGAGCCGGCGGATTCCGGTGATCCTGGTGCACTCGCCCTTCTGGGGCGGGCTGATCGACTGGTTCCGCGACCGCCTTGTTGCCGAGAAGATGGTGAACCCTGAAGACCTCGACCTGATCCAGGTGATCGACTCGCCGGAAGAGGTGGTCGAGGCCATTTTCAAACATTACGAGCATCGCGGTTTCGAACCCCTGCCGGGCGAACACGAGCTGATGCTGAACCTGTGA
- a CDS encoding glycosyltransferase translates to MTIPRLRIAVLTRRFDPAGGGAERYAIALVQQLAARHDVHVFAQDLCIEIPGVTTHRVPQFLTRPRWLNLGWFSAWTHWQTRLGFDIVHSHEAVSHGNVQTIHVRPIRATRFTGITGWRRAARWFEVFTSPRLAFYFWIEAARMRAGRCMIAVSEALRDDVATAYPALRGHIDIVPPGVAAAKAANDRGDTRTRYGIPVDAPLLLFIAGDYDKKGLPALQQAMVSNPLAHLLVVGNANYIPPARKRAEELGIAARVHFAGVLADPTPAYRAADLLVHPTLEDTFGMVVAEAMAYGLPVIVSAAPWCGISAELRDGADALLLPDPKDAAYLAQQIARLLDDTALHQRLAEAGRAVAARFDWPQIARAQEALYLRALRKV, encoded by the coding sequence GTGACCATACCGCGCCTGCGCATCGCCGTGCTGACGCGCCGCTTCGACCCGGCCGGCGGTGGCGCGGAACGTTACGCCATCGCGCTGGTGCAGCAACTCGCGGCGCGCCATGACGTGCATGTGTTTGCACAGGATCTTTGCATCGAGATCCCCGGCGTCACGACGCACCGCGTACCGCAATTCCTCACCCGCCCGCGCTGGCTGAACCTTGGCTGGTTCTCCGCATGGACGCACTGGCAAACGCGCCTCGGCTTCGACATCGTGCATTCGCATGAAGCGGTGTCGCACGGCAATGTGCAGACCATCCATGTACGCCCGATTCGCGCCACGCGCTTCACCGGCATCACCGGCTGGCGACGTGCCGCACGCTGGTTCGAAGTCTTCACCAGCCCGCGGCTTGCCTTCTACTTCTGGATCGAGGCGGCGCGCATGCGGGCTGGCCGCTGCATGATCGCAGTGTCGGAGGCACTGCGCGACGATGTGGCCACCGCCTACCCGGCATTGCGCGGCCACATCGACATCGTTCCGCCCGGCGTGGCCGCGGCGAAGGCGGCCAATGATCGTGGCGACACCCGTACCCGTTACGGCATTCCGGTCGACGCGCCACTGCTGCTGTTCATCGCCGGCGACTATGACAAGAAGGGCTTGCCGGCGCTGCAGCAAGCGATGGTGAGCAACCCCTTGGCGCATCTGCTGGTGGTCGGCAACGCCAACTACATTCCGCCGGCACGCAAGCGTGCGGAGGAACTCGGCATTGCGGCACGCGTACATTTCGCAGGCGTGCTGGCCGACCCGACGCCGGCCTACCGTGCGGCAGACTTACTGGTGCACCCGACCCTCGAAGACACCTTCGGCATGGTCGTCGCCGAAGCCATGGCCTATGGCCTGCCGGTCATCGTCAGCGCCGCGCCCTGGTGCGGCATCAGTGCCGAATTGCGTGATGGCGCCGATGCGCTGCTGCTGCCCGATCCGAAGGATGCAGCCTATCTCGCGCAACAGATCGCGCGCCTGCTCGACGACACGGCACTGCACCAGCGCCTGGCCGAAGCCGGCCGCGCAGTCGCCGCGCGTTTCGACTGGCCACAGATCGCCCGCGCGCAGGAAGCGCTGTACCTGCGCGCACTGAGGAAGGTCTGA
- a CDS encoding O-antigen ligase family protein produces the protein MTAAAPGLRGRVENAARWLCVAAAFSVPLPAAWISITTALFLLFWIASADYVARLRIIAGQPIAALSLTLFVWMGISVAWSPAPLRPSADDWWHYRELLLIPLMLSVITQAEWRWRVFAGFFAGFCVALLTSYLRWFKVIPDMGGVGLYAGFGGHTGFSILLAFIVCACLWLWQARPAQRALWATVGALSLFNLFFVNTGRTGQFVFLFLVPVIAHKRFGFKGIAIGAVAAALLSVGVYYASNTVRTRIDTSVSDVQQFRGGNTGTNDGVRMEFWRNSLTLIKQHPVFGGGTGSFRPEYRALAESQKLDGIHITPNPHNEYLLVWSQTGLVGLALLLALWGVQWRRAATLDPTVRYLSYALLVTMIVGDCFNSFILDNLEGHFYALLTVALAAGWPEAQGRSE, from the coding sequence ATGACCGCCGCTGCCCCGGGCCTGCGTGGCCGAGTCGAAAACGCCGCGCGCTGGCTGTGTGTCGCCGCGGCCTTCTCGGTGCCGCTGCCCGCCGCCTGGATCAGCATCACTACCGCGCTCTTCCTGCTGTTCTGGATCGCCAGCGCGGACTACGTCGCCCGGCTGCGGATCATTGCAGGGCAGCCGATCGCCGCGCTCTCGCTGACGCTGTTCGTGTGGATGGGGATTTCCGTCGCATGGTCGCCGGCGCCCTTGCGGCCCTCGGCCGACGACTGGTGGCACTACCGCGAACTGCTGTTGATCCCGCTGATGCTGTCGGTCATCACCCAGGCCGAATGGCGCTGGCGCGTCTTCGCCGGCTTCTTCGCCGGCTTCTGTGTGGCTTTGCTGACGTCCTACCTGCGGTGGTTCAAGGTCATTCCGGATATGGGCGGTGTCGGACTGTATGCCGGCTTCGGCGGTCACACCGGCTTCAGCATCCTGCTCGCCTTTATCGTCTGCGCCTGCCTGTGGCTGTGGCAGGCACGGCCGGCGCAGCGCGCGCTGTGGGCTACCGTCGGCGCGCTGTCGCTGTTCAACCTGTTTTTCGTGAATACTGGCCGCACCGGGCAATTCGTATTCCTCTTCCTGGTACCGGTGATCGCCCACAAGCGTTTCGGCTTCAAGGGCATCGCCATCGGCGCCGTGGCCGCCGCGCTGCTCAGCGTTGGCGTGTATTACGCATCGAACACGGTGCGCACGCGCATCGACACCTCGGTCAGCGACGTCCAGCAATTCCGCGGCGGCAACACCGGCACCAATGACGGCGTGCGCATGGAGTTCTGGCGCAACAGCCTCACGCTGATCAAGCAGCATCCGGTATTCGGCGGCGGCACCGGCAGCTTCAGGCCGGAATACCGTGCGTTGGCCGAGAGCCAGAAGCTCGACGGCATCCACATCACGCCGAATCCGCACAACGAATACTTGCTGGTATGGAGCCAGACCGGCCTTGTCGGCCTCGCGCTGCTGCTCGCGCTGTGGGGCGTGCAATGGCGGCGCGCCGCGACGCTGGACCCAACCGTGCGCTATCTGAGCTACGCGCTGCTGGTCACAATGATCGTCGGCGACTGCTTCAATTCCTTCATCCTCGACAACCTTGAAGGCCACTTCTATGCGCTGCTGACCGTTGCCCTCGCGGCTGGTTGGCCGGAAGCCCAAGGAAGATCTGAATAA
- a CDS encoding glycosyltransferase family 2 protein codes for MNAPRPDLSILIPTWNNLDCLQHCLASLRRNVAADVEVILHINDGSDGTLDWVRAQGIAHTHTAKNVGICHAMNLARSRARGRYILYLNDDMFVCPGLDRLMVARADALAAEGVEHFMVSGTLIEARDSGNDSAIVADYGRDWADFREADLLRDLPKLAKPDWTGATWPPLLLPADTWDIVGGFSIEFSPGMYSDPDLSMKLWHLGSRHFLGVGDALVYHFPSKSTKRIKHNKGRLQFLRKWGISSSTFTRHVLHRGSPWVGALPEPDDDPAYRRKAWLDKLKLRLR; via the coding sequence ATGAACGCCCCGCGCCCGGATCTATCGATCCTGATCCCGACCTGGAACAACCTCGACTGCCTGCAGCACTGCCTCGCCAGCCTGCGGCGCAACGTCGCAGCGGACGTCGAGGTGATCCTGCACATCAACGACGGCAGCGACGGCACGCTCGACTGGGTGCGCGCGCAAGGCATCGCCCACACCCACACGGCGAAGAACGTCGGCATCTGCCACGCGATGAACCTGGCGCGCAGCCGTGCGCGGGGCCGCTACATCCTCTACCTGAATGACGACATGTTCGTCTGCCCGGGACTGGACCGGCTGATGGTCGCGCGCGCCGATGCATTGGCTGCCGAAGGCGTCGAACACTTCATGGTGTCGGGCACGCTGATCGAGGCACGCGATTCGGGCAACGACAGCGCGATCGTCGCCGACTACGGGCGAGATTGGGCGGACTTCCGCGAAGCCGACTTGCTGCGCGACCTGCCAAAGCTCGCCAAACCCGACTGGACCGGCGCCACCTGGCCACCGCTGCTGCTGCCGGCCGACACCTGGGACATCGTCGGCGGCTTCAGTATCGAGTTCTCGCCCGGCATGTACTCCGACCCGGATCTGTCGATGAAGCTTTGGCACCTGGGCAGCCGACACTTCCTCGGCGTCGGTGACGCGCTGGTTTACCACTTCCCGTCGAAGTCGACGAAGCGCATCAAGCACAACAAGGGGCGCCTGCAGTTCCTGCGCAAGTGGGGCATCAGTTCATCGACCTTCACGCGGCATGTGCTGCACCGCGGGTCGCCGTGGGTCGGCGCCCTGCCGGAGCCGGATGACGACCCCGCTTATCGTCGCAAGGCCTGGCTGGACAAGCTCAAGCTGCGTCTGCGCTGA
- a CDS encoding DUF2782 domain-containing protein, producing the protein MLKHLHRFLLIALLVSGSAMAEDAKPKLEPIPEPPPPPTGAVKADEAPEVTTKQREGEKIEEYRLRGKLYMIKVTPAVGKPYYLVDQKGDGVFSRADEDGRGMAVPMWLIMSW; encoded by the coding sequence ATGCTTAAGCACCTGCATCGTTTCCTGCTGATCGCCTTGCTGGTTTCCGGCAGCGCGATGGCCGAGGACGCAAAACCCAAGCTGGAACCCATCCCCGAACCGCCACCGCCCCCGACCGGCGCGGTGAAGGCGGACGAGGCGCCGGAAGTCACGACCAAGCAACGCGAGGGCGAGAAGATCGAGGAGTACCGCCTGCGCGGCAAGCTCTACATGATCAAGGTCACGCCGGCGGTCGGCAAACCCTACTACCTGGTCGACCAGAAGGGCGACGGCGTGTTCTCTCGCGCCGACGAAGACGGGCGCGGCATGGCCGTGCCGATGTGGCTGATCATGAGCTGGTAG
- the polA gene encoding DNA polymerase I yields the protein MPTLLLVDGSSYLYRAFHAMPDMRNARGEPTGAVFGVLNMLRRLLGDYKADRLACVFDAKGKTFREDLYPDYKAHRPPMPDDLRLQIEPIHACIQAMGWPIVMVEGIEADDVIGTLARRGEAAGYDVVISTGDKDMAQLVTPRVKLVNTMSNEVLDEAGVLAKFGVPPTRIIDYLALVGDAVDNVPGVEKCGPKTAVKWLTEFESLDGVVAAAQQKEQKGKKEEWKIGGVVGDKLRAHLDFLPLGRKLVTIETDCELPVTLDELHYGASQQETLAEWFERLQFRTWLKETRAAMGGGAADSTVAGDAAPAAAAPETPTQASLLGEPGAHRKGYVTLRDWASFDAWLAKITAAELTAFDTETDNLDPMLARLVGMSFCVTEGEAAYLPLGHRYPDAPEQLPLGLVLDKLRGWFESDAHRKVGQNLKYDMHVLANHGIRLRGVAHDTLLESFVVESDKGHDLDQLAKRHAGMLDTLSYTDVCGKGANQIGFQEVEIGRATEYAAEDADATLRVHHVLDHRVKAEAQLDTLYREVELPALEVLWAMERNGVLIDRELLLKQSDMLGRRMLELEAEAHALAKQPFNLNSPKQIQEILFEREQLPVLKKTPGGQPSTDEEVLQQLALDYPLPKLLLEYRGMAKLKSTYTDKLPRSVNPDTGRVHTSFSQAGAVTGRLSSSEPNLQNIPVRTEEGRRIRAAFIAAPGNVIVSADYSQIELRIMAHLSDDAGLLEAFAQGLDVHRATAAEVFGLQASEVTSEQRRYAKAINFGLIYGMSAHGLAKALDLERSAAQAYIDRYFARYPGVARYMEETRRFAREHGYVETVFGRRLMLPEIRAAQVGRRQGAERAAINAPMQGTAADIVKIAMRRVYDWLQGSTLQSKLLLQVHDELVLEVPQGELDVVKPKLAELMSGAARLKVPLLVEVGAGANWDEAH from the coding sequence ATGCCGACGCTCTTGCTGGTCGACGGATCCTCGTATCTGTACCGCGCATTCCATGCCATGCCCGACATGCGGAATGCCCGCGGAGAGCCTACTGGCGCGGTGTTCGGGGTGCTGAACATGCTACGCCGGCTACTGGGTGACTACAAGGCGGACCGCCTCGCCTGTGTCTTCGACGCCAAGGGCAAGACCTTCCGCGAAGACCTCTATCCCGACTACAAGGCGCATCGCCCGCCGATGCCGGATGACCTGCGCCTGCAGATCGAACCGATCCACGCCTGCATCCAGGCGATGGGCTGGCCGATCGTGATGGTCGAAGGCATCGAGGCCGATGACGTGATCGGCACGCTGGCGCGGCGCGGCGAAGCGGCCGGCTACGACGTGGTGATCTCGACCGGCGACAAGGACATGGCGCAGCTCGTGACGCCGCGCGTAAAACTGGTCAATACGATGAGCAATGAGGTGCTCGACGAGGCCGGTGTGCTGGCGAAATTCGGCGTACCGCCGACGCGCATCATCGACTACCTCGCGCTGGTCGGCGACGCGGTGGACAACGTGCCGGGCGTCGAGAAGTGCGGGCCGAAGACGGCCGTGAAATGGCTGACCGAATTCGAGTCGCTGGATGGTGTGGTCGCGGCCGCGCAGCAGAAGGAACAGAAGGGCAAGAAGGAAGAATGGAAGATCGGCGGCGTGGTCGGAGACAAGCTGCGTGCGCATCTCGACTTCCTGCCGCTGGGTCGCAAGCTGGTCACGATCGAGACCGACTGCGAGCTGCCGGTCACGCTGGACGAGCTGCACTACGGCGCAAGTCAGCAGGAGACGCTGGCCGAGTGGTTCGAGCGCTTGCAGTTCCGCACCTGGCTGAAGGAAACGCGCGCGGCGATGGGCGGCGGCGCGGCAGACAGCACGGTTGCGGGCGATGCCGCGCCGGCAGCTGCGGCGCCTGAAACGCCGACGCAAGCCTCGCTGCTGGGCGAACCCGGCGCGCACCGCAAGGGCTATGTCACCCTGCGCGATTGGGCCAGCTTCGATGCCTGGCTGGCGAAGATCACCGCGGCGGAGCTGACCGCCTTCGATACCGAAACCGACAACCTCGACCCGATGCTGGCGCGCCTCGTCGGCATGAGCTTCTGCGTGACCGAGGGAGAAGCCGCTTACCTGCCGCTCGGGCATCGCTATCCGGACGCGCCGGAACAGCTTCCGCTCGGGCTGGTGCTCGACAAGCTGCGTGGCTGGTTTGAATCCGACGCGCACCGCAAGGTCGGCCAGAACCTCAAGTACGACATGCACGTGCTGGCCAATCACGGCATCCGGTTGCGGGGCGTCGCGCACGACACGCTGCTCGAATCCTTTGTCGTCGAGAGCGACAAGGGACACGACCTCGACCAGCTCGCCAAGCGCCATGCCGGCATGCTCGACACGCTGAGTTACACCGACGTGTGCGGCAAGGGCGCCAACCAGATCGGCTTCCAGGAAGTCGAGATCGGCCGCGCGACGGAGTACGCAGCGGAGGACGCGGATGCCACGTTGCGGGTGCACCATGTGCTCGACCACCGGGTGAAGGCCGAAGCGCAGCTCGACACGCTCTACCGTGAGGTCGAACTGCCGGCGCTGGAAGTGTTGTGGGCGATGGAACGCAACGGTGTGCTGATCGACCGCGAGCTGCTCCTCAAACAGTCCGACATGCTTGGCCGCCGCATGCTTGAACTCGAGGCCGAGGCCCATGCGCTTGCCAAGCAGCCCTTCAATCTGAACAGCCCCAAGCAGATCCAGGAGATCCTGTTCGAGCGCGAGCAGCTGCCGGTGCTGAAGAAGACGCCCGGCGGCCAGCCTTCGACCGACGAAGAAGTGCTGCAGCAGCTGGCGCTCGATTACCCGCTGCCGAAACTGCTGCTCGAATACCGCGGCATGGCCAAGCTCAAGAGCACTTACACCGACAAGCTGCCGCGTTCGGTGAACCCGGACACTGGCCGCGTGCACACCAGCTTCTCGCAGGCTGGCGCGGTCACCGGCCGACTGTCGAGCTCCGAGCCCAATCTGCAGAACATCCCGGTGCGTACCGAAGAGGGGCGGCGTATCCGTGCTGCGTTCATCGCCGCGCCGGGTAACGTCATCGTGTCGGCCGACTACTCGCAGATCGAACTGCGCATCATGGCGCACCTGTCGGACGACGCCGGCCTGCTCGAAGCCTTTGCGCAAGGGCTGGATGTGCACCGCGCCACCGCAGCCGAGGTCTTCGGCCTGCAGGCGTCCGAGGTCACCAGCGAGCAGCGTCGTTACGCGAAGGCGATCAACTTTGGCCTCATCTACGGCATGAGTGCGCACGGGCTGGCCAAGGCGCTGGATCTGGAACGCAGCGCCGCGCAGGCCTACATCGACCGCTACTTCGCGCGCTACCCCGGTGTCGCGCGCTACATGGAAGAAACCCGCCGGTTCGCGCGCGAGCACGGCTATGTCGAAACGGTGTTTGGCCGCCGCCTGATGCTGCCCGAGATCCGCGCCGCGCAGGTCGGCCGCCGTCAGGGTGCCGAACGCGCGGCGATCAACGCGCCTATGCAAGGCACTGCCGCGGATATCGTCAAGATCGCGATGCGCCGGGTGTATGACTGGCTGCAGGGCAGCACGCTGCAGTCGAAGCTATTGCTTCAAGTGCACGACGAACTGGTGCTCGAAGTGCCGCAGGGTGAGCTCGATGTGGTCAAGCCGAAACTCGCCGAACTGATGAGCGGCGCTGCACGGTTGAAGGTCCCGCTGCTGGTCGAAGTCGGCGCCGGCGCCAACTGGGACGAGGCCCATTAG
- a CDS encoding homoserine kinase, with translation MSVFTPVTPEQMREWLVGYAVGRLTELRGIEAGVQNSNFFVTTTLGRYVLTLFESVPRAELPYYLHLMAHLARHGLPVPAPIATRDNDYLGTLAGRPAVMVARLAGRSVETPTVAQCERLGAMLAGLHLAGMSYGRRQENPRGPAWRETTAATVLPHLDADDRALLEAELHVQRALDAVDLPQGTIHADLFRDNVLWDGEHVGGVIDFYFACTDALLLDVAVTLNDWCGGPDGALDPQRANAFLLAYHADRPFTRAEREAWPTMLRRAALRFWLSRLEDFHRPREGEMVLVKNPAEFRAILRARIARPDATQLP, from the coding sequence ATGTCCGTATTCACCCCAGTTACCCCTGAACAGATGCGCGAATGGCTGGTCGGCTATGCCGTCGGCCGCCTGACCGAGTTGCGCGGCATCGAAGCCGGCGTTCAGAACAGCAACTTCTTCGTCACCACCACGCTCGGCCGTTACGTGCTGACGCTGTTCGAGAGCGTGCCGCGCGCCGAACTGCCCTACTACCTGCACCTGATGGCGCATCTGGCGCGACACGGCCTGCCGGTGCCGGCGCCGATCGCGACGCGCGACAACGATTACCTCGGCACCCTCGCAGGCCGCCCCGCGGTGATGGTGGCGCGACTTGCAGGGCGTTCGGTGGAGACGCCCACGGTTGCGCAATGCGAACGGCTCGGTGCGATGCTGGCCGGGCTGCATCTGGCCGGCATGTCCTACGGCCGGCGTCAGGAAAATCCGCGCGGCCCGGCGTGGCGCGAAACGACCGCCGCGACAGTACTGCCGCACCTGGATGCGGACGATCGCGCCTTGCTCGAAGCCGAGCTGCATGTACAGCGCGCCCTCGACGCGGTCGATCTGCCGCAGGGCACGATCCACGCCGACCTGTTCCGCGACAACGTGCTGTGGGATGGCGAACATGTCGGTGGCGTGATCGATTTCTACTTCGCGTGCACCGACGCCTTGCTGCTCGATGTCGCCGTCACGCTCAACGACTGGTGCGGCGGGCCGGATGGCGCGCTCGATCCGCAGCGCGCCAATGCCTTCCTGCTCGCCTACCACGCCGACCGCCCCTTCACCCGCGCCGAACGCGAAGCCTGGCCGACGATGCTGCGTCGCGCCGCACTACGCTTCTGGCTGTCGCGGCTGGAAGACTTCCACCGCCCGCGCGAAGGCGAAATGGTGCTGGTGAAGAACCCGGCCGAGTTCCGCGCCATCCTGCGTGCCCGCATCGCCCGCCCCGACGCCACGCAACTGCCCTGA
- a CDS encoding polysaccharide deacetylase family protein: MRRTIPILMYHQVDVPPPSGTPMRGMVVSPGAFARQMRVLRLLGYRGVSLRDLEPWLRGERNDRVVGISFDDGYRNNLEHALPVLRANGFTATCYAVSNAFGGANDWDAAHGVPQKPLMQASEFRQWLDAGMDVGAHSRHHSDLTTLDAARARDEIAGSKRELESALQTEVRHFCYPYGRFDASHRALAAEAGYVTATTVQRGRARPGDDLLALPRVLVAQSNHLGHFIAKIATGYEDRYR; encoded by the coding sequence ATGCGTCGCACGATTCCAATCCTCATGTACCACCAGGTGGACGTGCCACCGCCGTCCGGCACGCCGATGCGCGGCATGGTCGTATCGCCCGGCGCCTTTGCACGGCAGATGCGCGTGCTGCGGCTGCTCGGCTATCGCGGTGTGTCGCTGCGCGATCTGGAGCCCTGGCTGCGCGGCGAGCGCAACGATCGCGTCGTCGGCATCAGCTTCGACGACGGCTACCGCAACAACCTTGAGCACGCCTTGCCGGTGCTGCGCGCCAACGGCTTCACCGCCACCTGCTATGCCGTCAGCAACGCTTTTGGCGGCGCCAACGACTGGGATGCCGCGCATGGCGTGCCGCAGAAACCGCTGATGCAGGCCAGCGAGTTCCGCCAATGGCTGGACGCCGGCATGGATGTCGGCGCCCACTCGCGTCACCACTCCGACCTGACGACGCTGGATGCCGCAAGGGCCCGCGACGAGATCGCCGGCAGCAAGCGCGAACTCGAATCCGCGTTGCAGACCGAGGTACGCCACTTCTGCTACCCCTACGGCCGTTTCGATGCCTCGCATCGCGCGCTCGCGGCCGAAGCGGGCTATGTCACCGCCACCACGGTGCAACGCGGCCGTGCCCGCCCGGGCGACGATCTGCTCGCTTTGCCACGCGTGCTGGTCGCGCAGTCGAACCACCTCGGCCACTTCATCGCCAAGATTGCGACCGGCTACGAGGACCGTTACCGGTGA